A region of Argentina anserina chromosome 5, drPotAnse1.1, whole genome shotgun sequence DNA encodes the following proteins:
- the LOC126796075 gene encoding serine/threonine-protein kinase/endoribonuclease IRE1b, whose protein sequence is MGRSVIFLLLFAPLISSIVSADPDSGGGALQLYSSLLPPALGNNGALLVTLDGKVVSVNPKTMEIEWALSSGPRIHSSYQNVSFFNNCRSDDHFFVDVGEDWALYRHSNSDGRKKLSSSVREYVASTPVVSEDGGVTLGSKKTTVFAVNAVTGEVIRSFKLGDRIGSDGLGVERGGAEGLETSGLVLYLERTDYTLQHCTVEGDLLWKLETAEFDAQFRYPKIGNGLGLEDRLIANSTVPYLKEKPVVIRVPYPSSVNSRSVIDGLTDGYYGGKPLPLEGPHDNHLALPLLNNEGREMLALPSHELVDSRILALPGREVGKSSVAESITHFPIQSLFVLLLTILSILGYVFRSLTGKQRKPKVVAEEPKVQAGAPKKKKTRRLGNNKKNNSYERDARNMSYEFKYGESHGPAHGELNETKMLLTSSTEGRRIGKLLVSSNEIAKGSNGTVVLEGIYDGRPVAVKRLVRTHHDVALKEIQNLIASDQHPNIVRWYGVEHDQDFVYLSLERCSCSLNDLIYYHSESFQGQIINKDEDPHFLAEYHIQLQAIMGKNKNVELWKTNGYPSPQMLELMRDLVSGLAHLHELGIIHRDLKPQNVLIIKGKSLHAKLSDMGISKRLQGDKSSITLHATGYGSSGWQAPEQLLHQRQTRAVDLFSLGCLLFFCLTGGKHPYGDSIERDVNIVNDRKDLFLVENIPEAVDLFTRLLDPNPDMRPTAVDVLHHPLFWNSETRLSFLRDASDRVELEDRETGSQLFSSLESTAAVALNGKWDEKMEPAFLNNIGRYRRYKFDSIRDLLRVIRNKLNHYRELPQEIQELLGTVPEGFDNYFSSRFPKLLIEVYKVLYKYCKEEDFLRKYIKGNPV, encoded by the exons ATGGGACGATCCGTAATCTTCCTTCTCCTTTTCGCTCCCTTAATCAGCTCCATCGTCTCCGCCGACCCAGACTCCGGCGGCGGCGCTCTTCAGCTCTACAGCTCTCTCCTCCCTCCTGCACT TGGGAATAATGGAGCGCTGCTGGTCACATTGGACGGGAAGGTCGTCTCTGTGAACCCCAAGACGATGGAGATCGAGTGGGCCTTGTCGTCCGGCCCAAGAATTCATTCTTCGTATCAGAATGTTTCCTTCTTCAACAACTGCAGGAGCGATGATCACTTTTTCGTTGACGTTGGTGAAGACTGGGCTCTCTATAGGCACAGCAACAGCGACGGGAGAAAG AAACTGTCGTCCAGTGTTAGAGAATATGTGGCTAGTACTCCTGTAGTTTCGGAGGATGGAGGGGTCACGTTGGGGTCGAAGAAGACCACTGTGTTTGCTGTTAATGCTGTGACCGGAGAAGTGATTCGTAGTTTTAAATTGGGTGATAGAATTGGTTCGGATGGCTTGGGTGTGGAGCGCGGTGGTGCCGAGGGGTTGGAAACGTCTGGACTGGTGCTTTATCTTGAGAGAACGGATTACACGCTGCAGCATTGTACAGTGGAGGGGGATCTTTTGTGGAAATTGGAAACTGCAGAGTTTGATGCTCAATTTCGATATCCTAAGATTGGAAATGGGCTTGGTTTAGAGGACAGGCTCATTGCTAATTCGACAGTGCCTTATCTCAAGGAGAAGCCTGTGGTCATTAGGGTTCCGTATCCTAGCTCGGTAAACTCTCGTTCTGTAATTGACGGCCTAACTGATGGGTATTATGGAGGCAAACCTCTCCCACTGGAAGGTCCTCATGACAATCATCTGGCTCTTCCTCTTCTCAATAACGAAGGCAGAGAAATGCTTGCTTTGCCGTCTCATGAGCTTGTGGACTCTAGGATCTTGGCTCTCCCCGGTAGAGAGGTCGGTAAAAGCTCAGTGGCTGAATCTATTACTCACTTCCCCATACAATCTCTTTTTGTACTTCTTCTCACCATATTATCCATTCTGGGATATGTCTTCCGCTCTCTGACTGGAAAACAACGTAAACCCAAAGTGGTGGCTGAGGAACCTAAAGTGCAAGCTGGGGCtcccaaaaagaagaagactcGAAGATTGGGAAATAATAAGAAGAATAACAGTTATGAGAGAGATGCAAGAAATATGTCATATGAATTTAAGTATGGTGAATCTCATGGACCTGCACATGGGGAAttaaatgaaacaaaaatgcTATTGACCTCATCAACAGAGGGACGCAGAATTGGCAAGTTACTTGTTTCCAGTAATGAAATTGCTAAAGGGAGTAACGGTACTGTTGTACTTGAGGGAATTTATGATGGTCGTCCTGTAGCTGTCAAACGCCTCGTACGAACTCATCATGATGTAGCTTTGAAAGAGATTCAGAATCTTATTGCGTCTGATCAACATCCAAATATTGTTCGCTGGTATGGCGTAGAGCATGATCAAGATTTTGTCTATCTGTCCTTGGAGCGCTGCTCATGTAGCTTAAATGACCTGATTTATTATCACTCGGAGTCCTTTCAAGGCCAAATCATCAACAAGGATGAGGATCCTCACTTTTTGGCCGAGTATCACATTCAATTGCAGGCAATCATGGGTAAGAACAAGAATGTTGAATTATGGAAGACAAATGGTTACCCTTCACCTCAGATGCTAGAACTAATGAG AGATCTTGTTTCTGGACTTGCCCATTTGCATGAACTTGGAATTATACACCGAGATCTAAAGCCTCAGAATGTTTTGATTATCAAAGGCAAGTCGTTACACGCTAAGCTTTCAGATATGGGTATCAGCAAACGCCTTCAAGGGGACAAATCGTCCATTACCCTGCATGCTACTG GTTATGGGAGTTCAGGTTGGCAAGCACCTGAACAACTTCTTCATCAGCGCCAAACACGTGCAGTTGATTTATTTAGTTTAGGTTGTCTCCTTTTTTTCTGTCTGACTGGAGGTAAACACCCTTACGGGGATAGTATCGAGCGTGATGTGAATATAGTGAATGATCGGAAAGACCTATTCTTGGTAGAGAATATACCAGAAGCAGTGGATCTCTTTACTCGTCTATTGGATCCCAACCCTGACATGAG ACCAACAGCTGTGGACGTGTTGCATCATCCCCTTTTCTGGAATTCTGAGACAAGACTTTCATTTCTGCGCGATGCTAGTGATCGGGTTGAATTGGAGGATAGGGAGACTGGATCCCAACTCTTTAGTTCATTAGAAAGTACTGCAGCAGTTGCTCTAAATGGGAAGTGGGATGAAAAGATGGAACCTGCGTTCCTCAATAACATTGGTCGCTACAGGCGGTACAAGTTTGACAGCATCCGTGACTTGCTGCGTGTAATTAGGAACAAGTTAAATCACTACAGAGAACTCCCCCAAGAGATCCAGGAATTATTGGGGACAGTTCCTGAGGGCTTCGACAATTATTTTTCAAGTCGATTTCCTAAATTACTAATCGAGGTGTATAAAGTGTTGTACAAGTACTGCAAAGAGGAGGATTTTTTGCGTAAATATATCAAAGGTAATCCGGTCTAA
- the LOC126796079 gene encoding glucan endo-1,3-beta-glucosidase 12-like encodes MATTQLLLLLFLPFILNPFLNVAVSGVGINYGTLGNNLPPPKRVAQLLQSTLIDKVKIYDTNPEILQAFSNTGIDLIVAVENSRVANISSDVSSADEWFATRVLPFIPATSITAIAVGNEYLTSNSDHQELDPATLVQAMQNLHSVLIARALDRKIKITTPHSMAVLASSFPPSASTFATDLVPTMTSIVAFLADTASPFMINAYPYFAYRDNPDMVNLQYALLGNSTSTGVRDPKGYTYTNMLDAQIDAVRSAVDALGLGPHRSVEIMVSESGWPSKGDTGEIAATPENARTYNTRLIERAQSNKGTPMKPKDKVEVFVFALFNENKKEGGASERNFGIFNGDGSKVYQVDLSCQFCSGDSGNGGNGGFGEKLSGAVRGPSVWCIAKPHADEKVLQAVLDFCCGGGGVDCREIYDNGDCFEPNKLLAHASYAMNAYYQMHGRNYWNCDFKGTGLVTFSDPTYGRCRYPQQ; translated from the exons ATGGCAACCACCCAGCTACTccttctcctcttcctcccttTCATTTTAAACCCTTTCCTCAATGTGGCCGTTTCCGGGGTCGGCATTAACTACGGCACGCTAGGAAACAACCTCCCACCACCAAAAAGAGTAGCTCAGCTCCTCCAGTCCACTCTCATAGACAAGGTCAAAATTTATGACACCAACCCTGAGATCCTCCAGGCCTTCTCCAACACTGGGATCGACCTCATTGTCGCCGTGGAGAACTCCCGGGTGGCCAACATTAGCTCCGATGTGTCCTCGGCCGATGAGTGGTTTGCCACTCGGGTCCTGCCCTTCATTCCTGCCACTTCAATCACAGCCATTGCGGTGGGAAATGAGTACCTAACTTCAAACAGTGATCACCAAGAACTTGACCCTGCCACTCTTGTCCAAGCAATGCAGAACTTGCACTCAGTGCTCATAGCCAGAGCACTCGACAGAAAGATCAAGATCACAACTCCACATAGCATGGCTGTTTTAGCCTCCTCATTCCCTCCTTCAGCTTCAACTTTTGCTACAGATCTCGTACCAACTATGACTTCCATAGTTGCATTCTTGGCTGACACTGCTTCCCCTTTTATGATCAATGCATACCCTTATTTCGCATACAG GGACAACCCGGACATGGTTAATCTGCAATATGCATTACTGGGAAACTCAACATCAACTGGTGTGCGTGATCCTAAGGGGTACACATACACCAACATGTTGGACGCACAGATTGATGCCGTTCGGTCTGCGGTTGATGCACTAGGACTAGGACCTCACCGGTCAGTAGAGATCATGGTATCCGAATCCGGGTGGCCATCCAAAGGAGACACTGGTGAAATTGCTGCCACCCCGGAAAATGCCAGGACTTACAACACCAGGCTCATCGAACGCGCTCAGTCGAACAAAGGCACACCCATGAAGCCTAAAGACAAGGTTGAGGTGTTTGTGTTTGCCTTGTTTAATGAGAACAAGAAAGAAGGGGGTGCAAGTGAGAGGAACTTTGGGATTTTCAATGGTGATGGATCAAAGGTGTATCAAGTGGATTTGAGCTGCCAGTTTTGCAGTGGTGATAGTGGTAATGGTGGTAATGGAGGGTTTGGTGAAAAGCTCTCCGGTGCGGTTCGGGGACCATCGGTTTGGTGCATTGCTAAGCCTCATGCTGATGAGAAGGTTCTTCAGGCTGTGTTGGATTTTTGCTGTGGTGGTGGCGGTGTGGACTGCAGAGAGATCTATGACAATGGCGATTGCTTCGAGCCTAATAAGCTGCTTGCTCATGCATCATATGCCATGAATGCTTATTATCAGATGCACGGAAGGAACTACTGGAACTGTGACTTCAAGGGCACTGGCTTAGTAACTTTCAGTGATCCAA CTTATGGGAGATGCAGGTATCCTCAACAGTAG
- the LOC126793883 gene encoding glyceraldehyde-3-phosphate dehydrogenase B, chloroplastic, whose protein sequence is MASHAALASSRIPANTRLPTKASHSFRAQCFSKRLEVAEFSGLRSSSCLTYASNGREASFFDAVAAQLTPKTSGSAPVKGETVAKLKVAINGFGRIGRNFLRCWHGRKDSPLEVIVVNDSGGVKNASHLLKYDSMLGTFKADVKIVDNETISVDGKPIKVVSNRDPLKLPWAEMGIDIVIEGTGVFVDGPGAGKHIQAGAKKVIITAPAKGADIPTYVVGVNEKDYGHSVADIVSNASCTTNCLAPFVKVLDEEFGIVKGTMTTTHSYTGDQRLLDASHRDLRRARAAALNIVPTSTGAAKAVSLVLPQLKGKLNGIALRVPTPNVSVVDLVINVAKKGITAEDVNGAFRKAADGPLKGILAVCDVPLVSVDFRCTDVSSTIDASLTMVMGDDMVKVVAWYDNEWGYSQRVVDLAHLVASKWPGTPVEGSGDPLEDFCKDNPADEECKVYEA, encoded by the exons ATGGCCTCCCACGCAGCTCTAGCTTCTTCAAGAATCCCAGCCAACACCAGGCTTCCCACCAAGGCCTCCCACTCTTTTCGCGCTCAATGCTTCTCCAAG AGGCTGGAAGTTGCTGAATTCTCTGGCTTGAGATCCAGTTCATGTTTGACCTATGCAAGCAATGGTAGGGAGGCATCATTCTTTGATGCTGTGGCTGCTCAACTCACTCCCAAG ACTTCAGGATCTGCTCCTGTTAAGGGAGAAACAGTGGCCAAATTAAAGGTGGCAATCAACGGATTTGGACGTATTGGCAGGAACTTTCTGCGTTGCTGGCATGGTCGGAAGGACTCGCCCCTTGAGGTCATTGTTGTCAATGACAGTGGTGGTGTCAAGAAT GCTTCCCACTTGCTCAAATACGATTCTATGCTGGGTACTTTCAAAGCAGATGTAAAAATAGTGGACAATGAAACTATCAGCGTTGATGGTAAGCCTATCAAGGTTGTCTCTAACAGAGACCCCCTGAAGCTTCCATGGGCTGAGATGggcattgacattgttatTGAG GGAACAGGAGTCTTTGTTGATGGCCCTGGTGCTGGCAAACACATCCAAGCTGGTGCTAAGAAAGTTATCATTACAGCTCCCGCAAAAGGTGCCGATATTCCTACCTATGTTGTTGGAGTAAATGAAAAAGATTATGGCCATAGCGTCGCAGACATCGTAAG CAATGCTTCTTGCACCACAAATTGTCTGGCTCCTTTTGTGAAGGTCCTCGATGAAGAATTCG GTATTGTGAAGGGAACCATGACAACAACTCATTCCTACACCGGAGACCAG AGACTATTGGATGCTTCACACAGGGACTTGAGGAGAGCAAGGGCAGCAGCACTGAACATAGTGCCCACAAGCACTGGTGCAGCTAAGGCAGTATCTCTAGTGCTGCCTCAGCTCAAAGGCAAGCTCAATGGCATTGCTCTCCGTGTGCCAACACCTAACGTCTCAGTAGTCGACCTTGTTATTAATGTTGCAAAGAAGGGCATTACAGCAGAAGATGTCAATGGAGCCTTCAGAAAGGCAGCTGATGGGCCATTGAAGGGCATATTGGCAGTCTGTGACGTTCCTCTTGTGTCTGTAGACTTCAGGTGCACCGATGTTTCCTCCACCATTGATGCTTCCTTGACCATGGTCATGGGTGATGATATGGTCAAGGTTGTGGCCTGGTACGACAATGAATGGGGATACAG CCAAAGGGTTGTGGATTTGGCACATTTGGTTGCAAGCAAGTGGCCAGGGACACCGGTAGAGGGAAGCGGAGACCCGTTGGAGGATTTCTGCAAGGATAACCCTGCTGATGAAGAGTGCAAAGTCTATGAAgcttag